The following are encoded together in the Lepidochelys kempii isolate rLepKem1 chromosome 7, rLepKem1.hap2, whole genome shotgun sequence genome:
- the ZFPL1 gene encoding zinc finger protein-like 1 isoform X1, translated as MGLCKCPKRKVTNLFCFEHRVNVCESCLVANHSKCIVQSYLQWLQDSDYNPNCRLCNTLLSTKDTARLVCYDLFHWSCLNEMANQLPKNTAPAGYQCPSCKGPIFPPANLVSPVASVLQEKLSTVNWARAGLGLPLIDEADTIQETESPDTTDYTDWSSFSATADPSSEETIQQSAMSAYSYSAPPGLSSPQQQQGVNNGGVKEEHSVIDMGNASNETITINAAASTPRKVYDTREGGGGSGRASSTQIDCDEDKYRRRPTLSWFAQLLKNRSGSKKRQPRSLMQRFVIILLIGGIGFLTLIIIMSKLGRASADNDPNLDPMFNPHIRVGQE; from the exons ATGGGGCTGTGTAAATGCCCCAAAAGGAAAGTCACCAACCTTTTCTGTTTTGAGCACCGAGTGAATGTCTGTGAGAGCTGCCTCGTCGCAAACCATTCCAAG TGCATTGTTCAGTCCTATCTCCAGTGGCTTCAGGACAGTGATTACAACCCCAACTGTCGTCTTTGCAACACCCTCCTGTCCACCAAAGATACTGCCCGGCTTGTGTGTTATG ATCTGTTTCACTGGTCATGTCTCAACGAGATGGCAAACCAGCTCCCAAAGAACACGGCCCCAGCTGGCTACCAGTGTCCCAGCTGCAAGGGTCCTATCTTCCCCCCAGCCAACCTGGTCAGTCCGGTGGCCTCAGTGCTGCAAGAGAAACTGTCGACTGTGAACTGGGCTCGGGCCGGGCTTGGGCTGCCACTG ATTGATGAGGCTGATACCATACAAGAGACAGAGTCGCCTGATACCACAGATTACACTGACTGGTCTAGCTTCTCTG CAACGGCAGACCCCAGCTCAGAGGAGACCATCCAGCAAAGTGCCATGTCGGCCTATTCCTACAGTGCTCCGCCCGGCCTCtcttccccacagcagcagcagggcgtGAACAATGGGGGCGTGAAGGAGGAGCATTCAGTCATCGACATGGGGAATGCTAGTAATGAGACCATCACCATCAATGCAG CAGCCTCTACACCACGGAAGGTCTATGACAcccgggagggtgggggtggcagtggcaGAGCATCCAGCACCCAAATCGACTGTGATGAGGACAAGTACCGCCGGCGGCCAACACTCAGTTGGTTCGCACAGCTTCTGAA GAATCGCTCTGGGTCCAAGAAGCGGCAGCCAAGATCCCTGATGCAGCGGTTTGTCATCATCCTCCTGATTGGCGGCATCGGCTTCCTAACCCTGATCATCATCATGTCAAAGCTGGGCCGGGCCTCGGCCGACAATGACCCCAACCTGGACCCCATGTTCAACCCCCACATCCGGGTGGGCCAGGAATGA
- the ZFPL1 gene encoding zinc finger protein-like 1 isoform X2: MGLCKCPKRKVTNLFCFEHRVNVCESCLVANHSKCIVQSYLQWLQDSDYNPNCRLCNTLLSTKDTARLVCYDLFHWSCLNEMANQLPKNTAPAGYQCPSCKGPIFPPANLVSPVASVLQEKLSTVNWARAGLGLPLIDEADTIQETESPDTTDYTDWSSFSATADPSSEETIQQSAMSAYSYSAPPGLSSPQQQQGVNNGGVKEEHSVIDMGNASNETITINAASTPRKVYDTREGGGGSGRASSTQIDCDEDKYRRRPTLSWFAQLLKNRSGSKKRQPRSLMQRFVIILLIGGIGFLTLIIIMSKLGRASADNDPNLDPMFNPHIRVGQE, from the exons ATGGGGCTGTGTAAATGCCCCAAAAGGAAAGTCACCAACCTTTTCTGTTTTGAGCACCGAGTGAATGTCTGTGAGAGCTGCCTCGTCGCAAACCATTCCAAG TGCATTGTTCAGTCCTATCTCCAGTGGCTTCAGGACAGTGATTACAACCCCAACTGTCGTCTTTGCAACACCCTCCTGTCCACCAAAGATACTGCCCGGCTTGTGTGTTATG ATCTGTTTCACTGGTCATGTCTCAACGAGATGGCAAACCAGCTCCCAAAGAACACGGCCCCAGCTGGCTACCAGTGTCCCAGCTGCAAGGGTCCTATCTTCCCCCCAGCCAACCTGGTCAGTCCGGTGGCCTCAGTGCTGCAAGAGAAACTGTCGACTGTGAACTGGGCTCGGGCCGGGCTTGGGCTGCCACTG ATTGATGAGGCTGATACCATACAAGAGACAGAGTCGCCTGATACCACAGATTACACTGACTGGTCTAGCTTCTCTG CAACGGCAGACCCCAGCTCAGAGGAGACCATCCAGCAAAGTGCCATGTCGGCCTATTCCTACAGTGCTCCGCCCGGCCTCtcttccccacagcagcagcagggcgtGAACAATGGGGGCGTGAAGGAGGAGCATTCAGTCATCGACATGGGGAATGCTAGTAATGAGACCATCACCATCAATGCAG CCTCTACACCACGGAAGGTCTATGACAcccgggagggtgggggtggcagtggcaGAGCATCCAGCACCCAAATCGACTGTGATGAGGACAAGTACCGCCGGCGGCCAACACTCAGTTGGTTCGCACAGCTTCTGAA GAATCGCTCTGGGTCCAAGAAGCGGCAGCCAAGATCCCTGATGCAGCGGTTTGTCATCATCCTCCTGATTGGCGGCATCGGCTTCCTAACCCTGATCATCATCATGTCAAAGCTGGGCCGGGCCTCGGCCGACAATGACCCCAACCTGGACCCCATGTTCAACCCCCACATCCGGGTGGGCCAGGAATGA
- the ZFPL1 gene encoding zinc finger protein-like 1 isoform X3 gives MGLCKCPKRKVTNLFCFEHRVNVCESCLVANHSKCIVQSYLQWLQDSDYNPNCRLCNTLLSTKDTARLVCYDLFHWSCLNEMANQLPKNTAPAGYQCPSCKGPIFPPANLVSPVASVLQEKLSTVNWARAGLGLPLIDEADTIQETESPDTTDYTDWSSFSATADPSSEETIQQSAMSAYSYSAPPGLSSPQQQQGVNNGGVKEEHSVIDMGNASNETITINAAASTPRKVYDTREGGGGSGRASSTQIDCDEDKYRRRPTLSWFAQLLKRYHNTANDAHALMCP, from the exons ATGGGGCTGTGTAAATGCCCCAAAAGGAAAGTCACCAACCTTTTCTGTTTTGAGCACCGAGTGAATGTCTGTGAGAGCTGCCTCGTCGCAAACCATTCCAAG TGCATTGTTCAGTCCTATCTCCAGTGGCTTCAGGACAGTGATTACAACCCCAACTGTCGTCTTTGCAACACCCTCCTGTCCACCAAAGATACTGCCCGGCTTGTGTGTTATG ATCTGTTTCACTGGTCATGTCTCAACGAGATGGCAAACCAGCTCCCAAAGAACACGGCCCCAGCTGGCTACCAGTGTCCCAGCTGCAAGGGTCCTATCTTCCCCCCAGCCAACCTGGTCAGTCCGGTGGCCTCAGTGCTGCAAGAGAAACTGTCGACTGTGAACTGGGCTCGGGCCGGGCTTGGGCTGCCACTG ATTGATGAGGCTGATACCATACAAGAGACAGAGTCGCCTGATACCACAGATTACACTGACTGGTCTAGCTTCTCTG CAACGGCAGACCCCAGCTCAGAGGAGACCATCCAGCAAAGTGCCATGTCGGCCTATTCCTACAGTGCTCCGCCCGGCCTCtcttccccacagcagcagcagggcgtGAACAATGGGGGCGTGAAGGAGGAGCATTCAGTCATCGACATGGGGAATGCTAGTAATGAGACCATCACCATCAATGCAG CAGCCTCTACACCACGGAAGGTCTATGACAcccgggagggtgggggtggcagtggcaGAGCATCCAGCACCCAAATCGACTGTGATGAGGACAAGTACCGCCGGCGGCCAACACTCAGTTGGTTCGCACAGCTTCTGAA GCGCTACCATAATACTGCTAATGATGCACATGCCCTGATGTGCCCCTGA